From a region of the Corallococcus coralloides DSM 2259 genome:
- a CDS encoding SulP family inorganic anion transporter, whose protein sequence is MTSDVKAAEARPSLKAILASDLPASLVVFLVALPLCMGIALASGAPIMAGLIAGVVGGLVVGFLGGVPLLVSGPAAGLAVMVFGFIQQLGFAVTCAAVAAAGLVQVALGGLKVARSALAISPAVIHGMLAGIGILIVLGQVHIVLGGSPQSNAWNNIRELPGQILNLHGAATLLGLMTLGILIAWGFLPNGRLKKVPGPLVAVLGGTVVAAVMNADVARVQLAADALSAIKLPSLPEGSMWGAFAVAVFSLALVASAESLLSAVATDKLHTGPRANLDRELLAQGVANTVSGLLGGLPITGVIVRSAANINAGAKTRWSAIMHAVWMLAFITLLGSLAAYVPLTVLAGLLVHVGLKLVNLAHIRELRHRGELPVYLITVAGVVGINLLAGIGLGLGAAILRLLWQLGQVRVEIHADKGVHQVCISGALTFVGVPKLSTALAKIPSGAKVEVDVAVNTLDHSGFEALESWADTHRKTGGSVRMEPLEDVWTRRSARAALATGPAASSPSSPVHHVSTLSPGGVQ, encoded by the coding sequence AGAGGCGAGGCCTTCGTTGAAGGCGATCCTCGCTTCGGATTTGCCAGCTTCGCTGGTGGTGTTCCTGGTGGCCCTGCCCCTGTGTATGGGCATCGCGCTCGCCTCTGGAGCGCCCATCATGGCGGGCCTCATTGCCGGCGTCGTGGGAGGCCTCGTGGTGGGCTTCCTGGGTGGCGTGCCGCTTCTGGTGAGCGGCCCCGCGGCGGGCCTCGCGGTGATGGTCTTTGGTTTCATCCAGCAGCTGGGCTTCGCCGTGACGTGCGCGGCGGTGGCCGCGGCGGGACTCGTGCAGGTGGCGCTCGGCGGGCTGAAGGTCGCGCGTTCGGCGCTGGCCATCTCGCCGGCCGTGATCCACGGCATGCTCGCGGGCATCGGCATTCTCATCGTGCTGGGGCAGGTCCACATCGTTCTGGGTGGCTCTCCGCAGAGCAATGCCTGGAACAACATCCGGGAGCTGCCCGGACAGATCCTCAACCTCCATGGCGCGGCCACGCTGCTGGGCCTGATGACGCTGGGAATCCTCATCGCGTGGGGGTTCCTGCCGAACGGCCGGCTGAAGAAGGTCCCGGGGCCGCTGGTGGCGGTCTTGGGCGGGACCGTGGTCGCGGCGGTGATGAACGCGGACGTGGCCCGGGTGCAGCTGGCGGCGGATGCCCTGTCCGCCATCAAGCTGCCGTCCCTTCCGGAAGGCTCCATGTGGGGCGCCTTCGCCGTGGCCGTGTTCTCCCTCGCGCTCGTGGCGAGCGCCGAGTCGCTCTTGAGCGCGGTGGCGACCGACAAGCTCCACACCGGCCCGCGGGCGAACCTGGATCGCGAGCTGCTCGCGCAGGGCGTGGCGAACACCGTCTCCGGTCTGCTCGGCGGTCTGCCCATCACGGGCGTCATCGTGCGCAGCGCGGCGAACATCAACGCCGGCGCGAAGACGCGCTGGTCGGCGATCATGCACGCGGTGTGGATGCTCGCCTTCATCACCCTGCTGGGGAGCCTCGCGGCCTACGTGCCCCTAACGGTGCTCGCGGGCCTGCTCGTGCACGTGGGCCTGAAGCTCGTGAACCTCGCCCACATCCGGGAGCTGCGGCACCGCGGTGAGCTGCCCGTCTACCTCATCACCGTGGCCGGCGTGGTGGGCATCAACCTGCTCGCGGGCATCGGTCTGGGACTCGGCGCGGCCATCCTCCGGCTCCTGTGGCAGCTGGGCCAGGTGCGCGTGGAGATCCACGCCGACAAGGGCGTCCACCAGGTCTGCATCAGCGGAGCGCTGACGTTCGTCGGAGTGCCGAAGCTTTCGACGGCGCTCGCGAAGATTCCGTCGGGCGCGAAGGTTGAGGTGGACGTGGCGGTGAACACGCTCGACCACTCCGGCTTCGAGGCACTCGAGAGCTGGGCTGACACGCATCGCAAGACGGGTGGCTCCGTGAGAATGGAGCCGCTCGAGGACGTCTGGACCCGGCGCAGCGCCCGTGCGGCGCTCGCCACGGGGCCTGCCGCCTCATCCCCTTCCTCCCCCGTTCATCACGTTTCGACTCTCTCTCCCGGAGGTGTGCAGTGA